The proteins below are encoded in one region of Pan paniscus chromosome 4, NHGRI_mPanPan1-v2.0_pri, whole genome shotgun sequence:
- the LOC100974453 gene encoding LOW QUALITY PROTEIN: protein SET-like (The sequence of the model RefSeq protein was modified relative to this genomic sequence to represent the inferred CDS: substituted 2 bases at 2 genomic stop codons): protein MAPKRQSPLLPQKKKPRPPPALGLEKTSASAGLLKKGEKEQQETIEHIHEVQNEMDKLNEQASEDIXKXNRNITNSAKHFFQKRSELISKIPDFWVTIFVNHPEVSALPGEEDEEALHYLTRVEMTDFDDIKSGYRIDFYFDENPYFENNVLAKEFHLNESGDPSSKSTEIKWKYGKDLMKRSSQTQNKAHRKRQHEEPESFFTWFTDHSDVGADELGEVIKDDIWPNPLQYYLVPDMDNEGEGEEDDDDDEEEEGLEDIDEEGDEDEGEEDEDEGEKGEEDEGEND, encoded by the exons ATGGCCCCCAAACGCCAGTCTCCACTCCTGCCTCAAAAGAAGAAACCAAGACCACCTCCTGCTCTGGGACTGGAG AAGACATCAGCCTCTGCAGGCTTgctgaagaagggagaaaaagaacagCAAGAAACAATTGAACACATTCATGAAGTACAAAATGAAATGGACAAACTTAATGAACAAGCCAGTGAGGATATTTGAAAGTAGAACAGAAATATAACAAACTCTGccaaacatttttttcagaagaGGTCAGAATTGATCTCCAAAATCCCAGATTTTTGGGTAACAATATTTGTCAATCATCCAGAAGTGTCTGCACTGCCTGGGGAGGAGGATGAAGAGGCACTGCATTATTTGACCAGAGTTGAAATGACAGACTTTGATGATATTAAATCAGGTTAcagaatagatttttattttgatgaaaatcCTTACTTTGAAAATAACGTTCTTGCCAAAGAATTTCATCTGAATGAGAGTGGTGATCCATCTTCAAAGTCCACCgaaatcaaatggaaatatgGAAAGGATTTGATGAAACGTTCAAGTCAAACGCAGAATAAAGCTCACAGGAAGAGGCAGCATGAGGAACCAGAGAGCTTCTTTACCTGGTTTACTGACCATTCTGATGTTGGTGCTGATGAGTTAGGAGAGGTCATCAAAGATGATATTTGGCCAAATCCATTACAGTACTACTTGGTTCCTGATATGGATaatgaaggagaaggagaagaagatgacgatgatgatgaagaggaggaaggatTAGAAGATATTGATGAAGAAGGGGATGAGGATGAAggtgaagaagatgaagatgaaggggagaaaggagaggaggatgAAGGAGAAAATGACTAA